TTTTTATGAATCTCGTATTTTTCACAAGTAAATCACTCTTCGTTTCCAAGCTTTGCAAATGAAATATTAAGCTCACTAACGATTTGACGATATAAATAATACGAACATTGAATATTGTACTTTGCTTTAAATGATTCATACATTAGTTTTATAGTTATGTCGCTAGGCAAGTATAAACGGTTCGGAGCATGTGCTCGTCTATAATGCGATGTCGTAGGATTAAAGGACTGTATATGACTAATGATTAAATCTCTGTCAAATTTTTTTAAGCTGCCTCCTCGTTTATCTTTGTTAGGTTTAAGCGATAATTGGGAACTCTTTAAAGCTGTTCTAACTGGCTTATCATTTTTTTCATGATGTCCTAAAGTTGTCAGATAAAATActttacaaatattttgaggTATTCCTTCTTCATCTTTTAACTGGTAGATAAATGTAAAAGAGCGCCGAGAACTATCTGAATTTCTAGTTGCGCATCTTTTTTTGGGAATCTTTAAAATGGAACTTGAATAAAAAGCTTTCTGTTCCTCGGAGGAAAGATTCCAAAACTGCCTATTTATATCTTGCCGTCGAAGAGTTGAAACTTTATTACTGCAATTTTTCTTGCAAGTAGCCAAACAGCTTCCAGATATTTTGTGTTTATTGACTAACTTTTGCATTTTTATTGAACGTCGTTCACTTAAACTTGCTTCTATTTTTTTCCGTTTTCTTAACTGTCcctttttagtgtattttttgcTCTCTGATTTGTCTATTGCGCTTTGTATAATACTgtgaattaaattattaaaatagttataattattgGTAGTACGATGTTCTTCCGTATCTGTCAATAAGTTGTTTAAATTTAATTCCGAAATAGCTGATGAGCTCGTTGTTGAAGCAGGTTGTAATAGGATATTGCtaataatatgtatattttgGTCGCTAACGTTATTATCTGTGTCCCAAAATTCTTCACTTGAGGAAGATGTTGAAAGAAGGTAGTCTCTATCTCTGTCATCAGACACGTCAGATTCAACATCTGACTGAGCTATATTCGACAGCTCGTTATTTGTTTCTGCGGAATTTAAAGCCAGGTCCACCAACATTTTACCTCGTCCTCTAAATTCTGCTGAAACAAATTTTTTCATCAAGTAATTTGACAaagcaataattatttttatagtttttaatagAACATACATAATATAAATACCTATTTGGTGTGAAAACCAAAGTGACATAACCTTATTTTCGAGATAATCAATTTACAATAACTTCAGAACCAAAAATATATACTTTGACACATAGGTACAAGGTAACAATTTGTATTTGTTTAACTTTTTATATAAATTAGTAGAAAATATACTTACTAGTTGTTTCTGCAAAATTATTATCCATATTTATTATGAACAACAAACTAAACACATTCTATGaaaaccaatgaactgtcaacacggatggaatggccccatCCCATTTAAACAGTGAAGCGACATTGCGGCCAACATAAAagtgagaggtcctagagagagacagagctTGTCAGGGAAAATTTGACTTCTTCATTGGTTGGATATTATCATAAtgaccagagttgccagatgtggttttataaatcccccacttagaaactgaaattccctcaaattaaGCTCAAAccccttaaatttaaatttttgacgcattttaataaattagtagtcaaatgtagagaacagtaaaccaaaattatactattTATCAACAGAGGGCcttggaaataattcataggtcctatcgtcttcgattatatgagagtataattATACAGTTCTACGTATatacgcaaatttaatttaccatgaccccttaaaatatCTCATAATTGTCCCTCCAcaaccatttctgcttagaaaaattcctCTAGATGCTTTCAAATTACtccaaaattatggaaaaataCCCCAAGCTGGCAACGCTGACTACcactataaattttttgtttaggaAAGATGGCCATTATCTTCCCTCCTTCCCTGACTAGCGCTATCTCATCCTGGCGTCATTAAATTCCTTCTTGCCCATTCCATcggtgttgacagttcattgatgAAAACACGAAAAAGTAAGGTTAGAAATAAAGTAAATTGACAGTTTACTACTTTTCGTACCAACATAATAATATCTTGAAATGTTAAGTGAATAGGCCGTATCTGCGGAAAACTTTTTGGTTACGGCTTTTTGTGTTAACATTTACAGTTGCGGCTTTTAAAGCTAACATTTTAGTAGAAAATTCAGATACGGCTATTAATTTAAGCAGTATATATCCGGTTTTATTGCAGATATGGCTACGAAACTCAGGTAGATTTGTAGAAAAGATTACTAACTAACGCGTGGGACATCAAActcgtttttaataaaaattgcaGTTACGCCCTTTTGAGTTAACACGGCAGAGGTATAGTCcaccgctataacttttcccatgcggtaatcaaattaagtcaaaacataaattgaaacgaacgtcgatgtgtatatacattttgtatactgtatactatatactacacacatcggcctacgtttcactttctgttttgactaaatttgattgaaaatgaatcgtaccgcatggggaaagttatagcggacggactataggtTCATAGGTAGGGTAAGGTGGGGTAATACCGGACAGCGGGGTAATACCGGACTGCGTTGTTTGTGCACGTATCGGCATATTATTGAATTTCGCGCTCATCACAGGCTGACCGTTAGACATCTGAATCTCAGTTCTCAGTTTAGTCGCTGCCACGTGCTTGCAAAGAGAGTTAtcacaaaaattacaaaatttagtgtGTGATTATATGAATTAACTGATTTTAAAGGTGAGTATTGACCATTTCTATTATAAGAAATTGATGAGATTACGTGCAAAGTCATAGCTTACGCAGTGTATTTTACGTATCATTAAGTAGTTTTATTCATTACTTCCTCTAATAATTACTACCGAACATATGCATAAATATGTCGTTTAGGGGTAATGCCGGACACCGTGTCCGGCATTACCCCAGCTCCGGTTTGAACTATTTATTGTATTGGGAGATAGGTACATGCAAATACCTGCTGTTGTTTTATTATGATGGAATATTGGAAAGTGGATATAAATATAGTTAATAGGTAATAATTCATAATTACCTACATTTATAATTATTTGtcaacattttttataaatttttgtagtttttgtttcCCATTACAATTAAAACAAAATCTAATATAGTTTATGACATGTATGTGACATTTACATATTAATTCTTTGTAGACCTGAAGAAGATCCCATTCGTGATCAAAACATTGGCAATCAAAATAACTCAACAAACACACCTATAGTATTTATATCCAGTTTCTGCGATTCCAtcataatatttattattggataCAAAACAGTAAACACTGTTATTTTAATTTACAGATGCCGCGGAATTATAAAAGAGTCACCGAAAAAGCTTCGTGGAGAGAGGAGGAGTTGCAAGGAGCACTCCGTGCTATACAGAATGGTATGTCGTTAAGAAAAGCtgcaataaaattttcaattccAAAATCTACGTTACACGAACGACTTAAAAATGGCACTGCCCCTTCTGGACCTTCCTTGGGCCGAAAGCCAGTTTTTTCAGTTGAAGCCGAAAATGCACTTGCTGTTCAAATTAAGAAGCTGGCAAAAGTTTTTTATGGAATAACTCCCCAGGAAGTACGAAGATGTGCTTTTGGATTTGCACAATCAAACAACATCCGAGTCCCCTTTAATCAAGAAAGAAAAATGGCTGGTAAAGACTGGGAAAGGGGCTTCATATCTCGTCACAATATTACGTTAAGGAAACCAGAAGCAACCAGCATTAACAGAATTACAGCTTTTAGTCGCAATGaaattaccattttttttaacaatttatcCAGACTTatggaaaaatatgcattttcacccaataaaatttataattgcgATGAAACTGGGGTCACTACTGTACAACGCCCACCAAAAATATATGCAGAAAAAGGTCAGAAGCGTGTTGGATTTGTTACAAGCTGGGAAAGGGGGAAAACAACCACAGCGATGTGTGCCGTCAACGCTACAGGAACCTATATACCTCCTATGTTTATATTTGCACGCCAAAGAATGGCGTCCCATCTTCAACGAAACGGTCCCCCAGGTGCCCTTTACACATGCTCAAAAAATGGGTGGATTACAGAGGACATATTTCTTACTTGGTTACAACATTTTCAAGCATTTGTTAAAGCATCCAAAGAAGATCCAGTTCTTTTAATCATGGACAATCATAGCACTCACTGCACGTTACAAGCATATAATTTTTGTAGAGATAACGGTATTGCTGTTCTGACAATCCCTCCACATTCATCACATCGCCTTCAGCCACTCGATGTGAGCTTTTACTTTCCTCTAAAGACCGCATTCAACTCTGAATGTTCCAAATATTTGACCAGCCATCCAGGGGAGAAAATCACGCCTAGTGAGATTGCTGAATTATTTAATTTAGCATTTAGTAGAGTGGCAACCCCGGAAAAGGCTATCAAGGGATTTAAAGAGACAGGTATTTTCCCCTACAACCCTGACGTATTCACAGATGAAGACTTTGCTCCTGCAGAAACCCTTCAATCCACTGTTTCTGATGCACTTCAAGAACCTACCCAAGCAGAAAAACTACTCAAAACAAATGAGACTACCCCTGAAAAAAATAGTAGTGTGAATGAGgcagaattaaaaaatgtttCCTTTGCCGAGATAATTCCTCTACCATCTTGTTCTCACGAAAATGTTGTAAAGAGACAAAATAAGGCAAACAAGCAACACTCTATTGTATTTACGTCAACACCGCTAAAAGAAGAGctagaaaaaaaagaagagaagaaaaataaaaagacaACAATCAAATCAGATAAGGCTAAAAGAAATGTATTTATGACACAGGAGGGGTCTACATTAAGACAAAAATCAAAGCGAACAAAAATTGCCTTAAACTATAAAatatgtgaagaaggagaaagtGAGATAGAGGATGATGACGATGTTAGGGACAAGAACATTACCGAAGACATTTGCATTTTGTGTGGAGAATTTGGCAAGAACAGTGAACTTTGGCTAAGATGTGTGTATTGTGGTCATTGGGCACACAAGGCATGTTCTAACTCTCCaaaagacaaaaaatttatttgcgACTTTTGTTTGTAAAAGGTGTCCGTCATTACCCCAACATAGAGGGTAATACC
The window above is part of the Diabrotica virgifera virgifera chromosome 2, PGI_DIABVI_V3a genome. Proteins encoded here:
- the LOC126880332 gene encoding tigger transposable element-derived protein 4-like encodes the protein MPRNYKRVTEKASWREEELQGALRAIQNGMSLRKAAIKFSIPKSTLHERLKNGTAPSGPSLGRKPVFSVEAENALAVQIKKLAKVFYGITPQEVRRCAFGFAQSNNIRVPFNQERKMAGKDWERGFISRHNITLRKPEATSINRITAFSRNEITIFFNNLSRLMEKYAFSPNKIYNCDETGVTTVQRPPKIYAEKGQKRVGFVTSWERGKTTTAMCAVNATGTYIPPMFIFARQRMASHLQRNGPPGALYTCSKNGWITEDIFLTWLQHFQAFVKASKEDPVLLIMDNHSTHCTLQAYNFCRDNGIAVLTIPPHSSHRLQPLDVSFYFPLKTAFNSECSKYLTSHPGEKITPSEIAELFNLAFSRVATPEKAIKGFKETGIFPYNPDVFTDEDFAPAETLQSTVSDALQEPTQAEKLLKTNETTPEKNSSVNEAELKNVSFAEIIPLPSCSHENVVKRQNKANKQHSIVFTSTPLKEELEKKEEKKNKKTTIKSDKAKRNVFMTQEGSTLRQKSKRTKIALNYKICEEGESEIEDDDDVRDKNITEDICILCGEFGKNSELWLRCVYCGHWAHKACSNSPKDKKFICDFCL